The nucleotide sequence TATCTCCCCGCCGAGTGGCGCTGAGCGCTGCGCACGACCTGACGTTTCGCCCCGGAACCGTGAGAAAATGAACGGCTTCACGCGCGCTCGGTCATACGCGCGTCGATCCGACTCCACTACTCCAGGACTGAATCCATGAGCGAACTCGTCATCGAAGATCTCGTCGTCGGCAACGGCGACACCGCGACCCCCGGCCAATTCGTCTCGGTGCACTACACCGGCTGGCTCACCAACGGCCAGAAGTTCGACTCCAGCGTCGACCGCGGCGACCCGTTCGAATTCAAGCTCGGTGCCGGCCAGGTCATCGCCGGCTGGGACCAGGGCGTCGCCGGCATGCAGATCGGCGGCAAGCGCAAGCTCACGATCCCGCCGAACCTCGGCTACGGCGCGCGCGGCGCAGGCGGCGTGATCCCGCCGAACGCGACGCTCGTGTTCGAGGTCGAGCTGCTCGGCGTGAACTGAAGTCCGTCCCGGCGCCCGCCGGGATCGAGCCGTACCCCGCCGAACCTTCGAGCATGACGAACGCACTTTTTTCCCACCGCAAGCACTGGGCCGCGCGCTTCGGCACCGCGCCCTTCCTGCCGATGTCGCGCGCCGAGATGGCCGCGCTCGGCTGGGACGCCTGCGACGTGATTCTCGTCGCCGGCGACGCCTACATCGACCACCCGAGCTTCGGCATGGCGCTGGTCGGCCG is from Thiobacillus denitrificans ATCC 25259 and encodes:
- a CDS encoding FKBP-type peptidyl-prolyl cis-trans isomerase; the protein is MSELVIEDLVVGNGDTATPGQFVSVHYTGWLTNGQKFDSSVDRGDPFEFKLGAGQVIAGWDQGVAGMQIGGKRKLTIPPNLGYGARGAGGVIPPNATLVFEVELLGVN